In Jatrophihabitans sp., a single window of DNA contains:
- the sucD gene encoding succinate--CoA ligase subunit alpha has product MAIFLTADSKVIVQGMTGSEGMKHTRRMLASGTDIVGGVNPRKAGSTVDVDGADVPVFGSVADAMAKTGADVTVLFVPPAFTKDAIIEAIDAGIGLCVVITEGVPVHDSTSAWAYNVSKGQKTRIIGPNCPGLISPGKSNAGIIPANITGPGRIGLVSKSGTLTYQMMFELRDIGFSSAVGIGGDPVIGTTHIDCLQAFQDDPDTEAIVMIGEIGGDAEERAAAYISEHITKPVVGYVAGFTAPEGKTMGHAGAIVSGSSGTALAKKDALEAAGVRVGKTPSEAARLMRELLGS; this is encoded by the coding sequence CGGCTCGGAGGGGATGAAGCACACCCGCCGGATGCTCGCCTCGGGCACCGACATCGTCGGCGGGGTGAACCCCCGCAAGGCCGGCTCGACCGTGGACGTCGACGGCGCCGACGTGCCGGTGTTCGGCTCGGTCGCCGACGCGATGGCCAAGACCGGCGCCGACGTCACGGTGCTGTTCGTGCCTCCGGCCTTCACCAAGGACGCCATCATCGAGGCCATCGACGCGGGCATCGGCCTGTGCGTGGTGATCACCGAGGGCGTGCCGGTGCACGATTCCACCTCGGCGTGGGCCTACAACGTCAGCAAGGGTCAGAAGACCCGGATCATCGGCCCGAACTGCCCGGGCCTGATCAGCCCCGGCAAGTCCAACGCCGGCATCATCCCCGCCAACATCACCGGTCCGGGACGGATCGGCCTGGTGTCCAAGTCCGGCACGCTGACCTACCAGATGATGTTCGAGCTGCGCGACATCGGCTTCTCCTCGGCGGTCGGCATCGGTGGCGACCCGGTGATCGGCACCACCCACATCGACTGCCTGCAGGCGTTCCAGGACGACCCCGACACCGAAGCCATCGTGATGATCGGCGAGATCGGCGGCGACGCCGAGGAGCGGGCGGCCGCCTACATCTCCGAGCACATCACCAAGCCGGTGGTGGGCTACGTCGCCGGCTTCACCGCGCCCGAGGGCAAGACGATGGGCCACGCCGGAGCGATCGTCTCCGGTTCGTCGGGCACCGCTCTTGCCAAGAAGGACGCGCTGGAAGCAGCCGGCGTCCGGGTCGGCAAGACCCCGAGCGAGGCCGCGCGGCTGATGCGGGAGCTGCTCGGCTCCTGA